The nucleotide window CACTGTCACGAAGCACGATCATGTGTTTTGACATGTTTTCTAATAAGGACAGGAAGCATCTTTTAGCATAATACCAGGTATCAGTTCCCAGTTTCTTCTGATAAGGTTCCAGGCTTTTGATAACCCGAGAAATACCAAAGTCGTAATTTCCTTTGGCACAGTAGAGTGTCCCTATCACCAAATTCACAATGCAGAGGTGGTAGATTTTCTTATCTGGGTCATCATAGGACAgctgctcttcctccttctcGATCTTTCTCATCAACTCCTCGGCTTCTTCATTCTGACTTGTCATGATGTATGAAACACACAGGTTAGCCAGCACAATAGCGCTGACATTCAGGATGTTGTCATAGTGCTTCTTGACGATGGGTTCATAGAAACCGATAGcttctttgtatttgttttcctgCATGAACAGGACATGAGCCACGTTCAGCTTCCACACATCATGGTCATTACAGAATTCCACAGACTTGCGGAAGATCTTTTCCACCATTGCATAATTCTCAAGGTTCCAGTAGATCTTTGCCTGGGCCATCAACACGGGAATATACTTCTCCAGAGTGTCATCGTACTCATTCACTGCCTTTTTGACAGCTTCGTCATCTCTGTTGTGTCTTGCTTCCTGTACTTGTTTGGTGAGTCTCCGGAGCTGTTCAGTCAGCATCCCTGCCAGCCCATCCAGCTTAATGAAAGCCTCTTCTGGGGCTGTCTGGCAAGTGATCATGGCATCCAGGAAGTCATAGAGATAGGGTGTGAGCAGCCTGTAGGTCAAATGGGCATTCTCCGCCAGGACATCGGCTGCCAGGTCAAAATACTCGTACTTACAGTAGAGCAGCAGCAGGTTGCCAAAGGTCTCCGGGGGAAAGGGGTTCTGCTGGAGCAAAAACTGCAGCTTTTCAAACCCCTCGGTAGGCctggcatccatgttcatgagCGCCTGGTTGTGCAGGGTCACGGGGTCTAACTCTTCTTCTGCCCTAGGTGGCATGTCCGTGAGGGTTTCCTGGGCCACCTCGTAGTTTCGCAGTTGGTACTCGATGGCGGCCTTGAGGTTGAAGGCTTCCACCAGGGCAGTCTGGTGAAGGACTAAGGTGTTGCCAACACTTCGCACGTCGATGCCCTCCGTGGTCATGCCCACGCCTAGCTCCGGGTGCTGGCGGATACCGTGTTCAATAATGTCTGCGATATGCTTCAGAGCCGAGGCGTAGTGCCGGCTGCTGTAATAGGCCAAAGCCAGGTTGTAGGAGAGGTCAGGCCGGTATCCCGAAGCCTGGAGCGCCGCAAGGAACTTGGCGCACGCGGCTTCATACTGTCCCTCCTTGTAGAGCAAACAACCCAGGTTGACCTGGCCGTCCAGTTCGTTCTCGCCCCCACTGTCGTcgcccccttccccactcagcagCTGCTCCACCAGGCTCTTGGCCCCGGGCAGGTCGCCCTCGCTGTACTTGATGGCGGCCTGCAGGCGGAGGACCCGGCCGTGGTAGGCGGGGTTGTCCAGCAGGAGGAAGGCCACCCGCGTGGCCTCTGGGTAGAGGCAGGCCTTGTACAGGGCCTGGGCCTGGTACAGGCGGTACTGCTCCAGTTCGGGGTGCAGCTGGCCCAGCTGCTCATAGCACTCGGCGGCCAGCGCGAACTCCTGCAGGCGGTAGTAGCAGTAGCCCAGCAGCGACAGGCCGGCGCGGCTCCTCGGGCTCCGCTGGAGCTCGCCGCCCAGCAGCTGCACGGCCTCGGCGTAGCGGGAGTCGCGGATGAGGCGGTACACGACGGCGGTGAACTCCCCATCGGGGATGTGCGCGCCGCTGAGCCCGGCCATAACCGCCGCGGTGGTGGTGCGTGCTGGTTACCACGGCAACGAGCCCGCCGGAAACGGAAGGCTGCTTGTTGAGATTACTTTGTAACGGAATAAACCCGAAAGGAATAAAAAGTAGTCAACGAAGTTAGTCTTTCCATTATTAATCCTGTCCTCGAAGACTTTATGTTGCTAAGGCCGTTAGTCACACAAGACTGAACAAACGCTGCCGGGTAGCTCAGAGATGAAAACTTCACTTCCCGGCATGCACCACTTTAGTCGTGGCGTAGCCGGAACGTGGCCGAATTGCATGCTGGGTGCGTAGTCTCGCGGGACCAACTCACAGGAAGGGAGATGAGGTGTCTTTTTTCCGTAGAGTTAAGGAGTTTGCTGGCTACCGGTTTTATGACTTGGCTGTCTGGCAGTCGGGGAGGAAGGGAAATCCTTTGTTTTTTAAGCCTTTTTAGTGTGTAGTGCATTCAAACGATATCGGTTCGTGTTCTGTGTGTAAATTAGCGGGAAGGAAAAGGTGGACTGTCTCCTTGGAATTGCTCTGTAATTAGAGTAGGGTCTTTTTTAAAGCTGCCTCGAGGGCATGCTTTCTACGGAGGTAATAAGGAGAGACCAAAAGTCTTTATCTTTATTGTTTTCACAGATGACGGTAGGAAATGGTTTAGCATTTGGTATTGTGAGACATTCAATTTTTAGATTCAAGTGTCTCCAGTCCCCTTATTTTTCATAAACAATTATTACAGAGCAGATGGCTGCGTTTAAACTTGGCTGCATCTCCTGCCCTAGTCCTCTGGCTTTCACTACAAAAAGAAACCATTCTTCTTGATCTACCTAGATCTCCACTGGTCTTCTATCATTTGCATTGGTCTGTCTAGTCCCCAAGATAAACGGTGTCCAAATAAAAGCATGCGTTTGCTGTTTGATTAAAAACTTAAGTGCAAGTCCTTTATCCTCCTCCTGTATAGTTTCGCTGCCCATGCACCTTATCTGTATGTAAATTTGAGACCCGACATCAACCATCTTGTATTATTAGGCcgtttatatacattttttctgaCCTTAATAACCACTCCATATTCTGTATATTACAGATAAAGAATCTGTGTACTGGAAAGATTTAAGTTATTTGCTTAAGACCACACAGGTAGGTAGGTAACAGCTGTACCCTGATATCCAACATCTAGTTTCAGTAGGTAATAGTAACTGATAAATAACTCATTCTGTATATCCCATATAGATGAGTTTGTAAGAGCCCAGTGTTTGTGGCCAGTTTGTAGAATGGAAGATTAGTGTCATTTTCCTCCATTCAGCCAACGGACTTGGTGTGGGCAGTAGAAATTTGAACTTCCAGATGTGAGTGGCAGCTGTGAGCAGATGTTAGGACTTAATTAGTGGGTGGGGTGGTATAGCTTCTAGTCACTTGGTCTATCTAGGAGGAGACTTCTCTGGGTGTGTGATTGTTCATATCAGAAAACAGCTGAatagggggtatagctcagtggtagagcatttgactgcagaaaaCAGCTGAATTTTGTACTTACTCAGTCTTTTTTCTTGCTGAGAAATTGATAGAACTGTGAAGTTCTGAGTGGGATCAGAAAAGGAACTTATCACTGCATGAATACCAAGAGAGGAACAAACTGCACACATTTCAGAGGATTGAGGGGGGTTTCTTGCACACCTAAGATAACCCGAGAAAACAGGCAGTGAGAACTACTAGAACTCTTCTCAGAGACTTCTTTCAAACTAACCTCTGGGTTGCACCCGTTTAGGGCCTTCAACTCAGCAGGTATGTGAGTTGGTAGAGACTGATTAGTGCTGGCTGATAACTGAGGTGTGGAAGGATCTTCACCTTTATGGCTGCCTGACTACATTTGTCCCTTGGAAACTCAGgctcaatattttaaaatccttttgtgAGAACTGTTACTTGGGTAAGTTACTATTAAATCAAGGTAAGACAACAGAACATAGAAATGGGAAACTATCTTTTTATCTTCCGTCTGTCAGTCTTTCTTTCAGAATTATATTTGTATCATGTAAAGCATTCATCTTCGAATGGCTTCTTGGAAATGGATGAAAAATAGAAGGACTATCTGCTGTCTCTCAAATTTCCATCCCTTCAGGCATCAGTTGGGGTCCCCTATTTGTGTTGGTACCTGTCTGTGGGTGTGGCAGCTGATGGGGACAAGAGGGAGGCTGCTCTGTGTCTTTCCCCTTATTTCATGTGCTGCTGCTCCCAAGGCCtggcttgaaaaaagcacagGACATTCGGTTTAGACAGATGGAGGGCAGggtcattttcaaaatgaaatgagtGCACAAATCACACTGTGAAATTGGCATGACCATCACTGCTGCTGTGATAGACTGACTTTTATTTAGTCTCTGATAGGCAGTTGGGGAATAGAttaggtttttttgggggggagggtgaaAGGAGGCCCATTAATTAATGATAGAAATTCTGGAAAGCAATAAATGGGatggaatattataaaatgtCATAAAGGCTCATTTTGTTTCCAACAGAATCCTGAAAACTAGAGCATGTATCAAAAAGTAAATGTATCATACCATTCCTAGCGATAAGAAAGCATTTGGTGGTTGCAGTAAAATGGTTTAGTGCTTTACTGAAAGAAACTAGGCGTTGAGAAAATGGTGTTGGACTTGATAGCTTTTGCTGCATAAGGGAGGATGCATGTTTACCACGTAGAAGATTTCCATTCAGGCAAAATGCGTAGGGGCTAAAAACATGACGTTTAGTTCTTCATATGCTTATGTTTCTGTCTGCAAAACTGTAAGATGATCAAATCCTgttctatatatatgtgtaatcTATTCAGCATTGTGAAACAGTTGGAAGGTATGATTTTGTATTTATCCTGCAAATGTGATCCTTTCCCATAGGTAAAGCGGTCTTTTCTGAGTATCTCAACTACCACAGTTGTGGGCAGACATCTTCCTTGACAATGGAAGACCTTCTGCAAAACCATTTGCCAGTTGTTCTTTCTTTATCCCTCTCATTGCAGGCCATTTTCTTCAGGATGTCCAGTTTTAGGAGCTCAGTTACCTTGCTTCTTCTCATCAATAAACAGGGGAAAAGAATAAATCAGTGCCAAATTGGCAACGTAATTGACTTTTAGGAGCATCTGTTtaatcttttaacatttttggaAAGGTCGTATACCAGATCAACACTTGGGGACATTTATGCTCAGATACTAAGTCATTGAACCTCATTATGAGCTCTCTTTTTGCTGGTAGTTTCAGctttattagtattttaattaGATTTCCTTCTTAGATAtaccttgggtttttttttttttaaatcaagtagcTTACATTTGGGTGCTTACAGTGTTATTATGTAAATTAGCTTATGGGGGGAGCACAATAGCATTCTGGTTTATAAACAGAATTAGTAGAGAAGGCACAACTGTGGATCCTGACATTTAAAGAAAGCAGTCAACCATGCAAAGAAAGAGCTACTCTAAGCCTCGTGTTTACGAAGTACCTTCTGTACCAGGACCAGGTCCTGCTTTGCCTAACTCCCCTCATGAATCCTCACAGCCTCCTATGCATTAGGTGACTCTTATCATTGGCCCCATGGAAAATCATGGGCAAAGCGCAAAAAGAAGCCTGTGGTGGCTGCAGCCCGCTTGCAGGACCTGGCAATTGCTTCAGTGGGCCGGGAGGAGCCACACTGCCCCTCTTCCCTCGCTCCCCCTGGGCGCCTCCTCTCCAGTCATTTGAATTGGCTTTGGATCATTTGCTGCAGTTTGTTCTAATAGAACAGGCACAATGGTGtaagaattttaaagtttaagcACCGGAGCCATTGTGTAATTGTATGGCGTCAGTGTGGCTGGCAGCCCTGCATTGATGTGATCCCCTTGTGTAATTGCCCATGCAAATTCGAGCAATCTGTAACGGACACAGGAGCCCCCATTCGGCCTACAGATTTTTCTCCCTCCAGAAAATCGTCAATAATTCGAAGAACCTTTTGTCATCTTTAAAATGTTCCACGAACAGGACGGTCTCAGTATCCCTCTCATATGGGCAAACATCACAGATCAAGACAAGGTCAATGCGTTGAATTGACAGAATTTAAATTGTCGCTATTCGCTATTCGGATGCATGCTTGCCTCTTTCAGCCTTTAAATCACCcttcttgagagagaaagattatTCCAGAGGCTTCATTAAACCTTaagcattttattaaaaacagaGATATTTAGGTCTCTTAAAGCGGACTGTCTCAAACTCATGAACTGGTTGCTTGGGAAATGGCCATGCCGGTCTGCAAGGTCGTGTTCTTACAGTGCAACATCAGCCCGGCAAATGTGCACAAAGGGAGTGACTCCAGACAACTCAGCTGAAGAcatatttcccttcttttgtgtaGAATAATAATAAGGAAGCAAATCCGGAGGGGATCCTTTTTAGATTATtgtatatcaaaataaaatggcaaaagcaGTTTTCTCCCATGGAAATGAGACTTAACAAAACCTAGTCTCTTATTTCCATAGAATgctgtttctttattctctctccccatcctttctccctttctctctcctttcttaatTCTTCTAAAGATGATTTGACCTAcatctaaagaaaacaaatggagatTCTAACACAcattgacacacacacaaagtgaacACAAAGATGATAGCTTCAAATAGCACATTTTTGGATACAGCGAATACTTcatttacttaataaatatatttctgtacCAGTGTATACCTTGGGCAACATTGGTATAGATATGCCCCCAGACAAACAGCTGATCTTTAGCCCTGTTGAGAGATGTGCCAAATATGCAAGAATGTTCAGAATTAAATTAGAGAAGATGTAACCCCAGATTTCTAGATGAGGAAAAGAGAGTAACACAAACTGTGTGAGCAGGACACCAGGCAGTGCTGAGCTGTGTGCTGCTCATGACAGTCCCCGGACatgcttcattttgtttctgcCATCTCTGTCTGGGATTCTGACTGCTCACTTAGGCAATTCTGGCCTTCTTGTAGCCAGGCTCGACCTTTACATTTCC belongs to Meles meles chromosome 9, mMelMel3.1 paternal haplotype, whole genome shotgun sequence and includes:
- the TTC30A gene encoding tetratricopeptide repeat protein 30A; translation: MAGLSGAHIPDGEFTAVVYRLIRDSRYAEAVQLLGGELQRSPRSRAGLSLLGYCYYRLQEFALAAECYEQLGQLHPELEQYRLYQAQALYKACLYPEATRVAFLLLDNPAYHGRVLRLQAAIKYSEGDLPGAKSLVEQLLSGEGGDDSGGENELDGQVNLGCLLYKEGQYEAACAKFLAALQASGYRPDLSYNLALAYYSSRHYASALKHIADIIEHGIRQHPELGVGMTTEGIDVRSVGNTLVLHQTALVEAFNLKAAIEYQLRNYEVAQETLTDMPPRAEEELDPVTLHNQALMNMDARPTEGFEKLQFLLQQNPFPPETFGNLLLLYCKYEYFDLAADVLAENAHLTYRLLTPYLYDFLDAMITCQTAPEEAFIKLDGLAGMLTEQLRRLTKQVQEARHNRDDEAVKKAVNEYDDTLEKYIPVLMAQAKIYWNLENYAMVEKIFRKSVEFCNDHDVWKLNVAHVLFMQENKYKEAIGFYEPIVKKHYDNILNVSAIVLANLCVSYIMTSQNEEAEELMRKIEKEEEQLSYDDPDKKIYHLCIVNLVIGTLYCAKGNYDFGISRVIKSLEPYQKKLGTDTWYYAKRCFLSLLENMSKHMIVLRDSVIQECVQFLEHCELYGRNIPAVIEQPLEEERMHSGKNTVTYESRQLKALIYEIIGWNM